One stretch of Clavibacter michiganensis DNA includes these proteins:
- a CDS encoding DUF3151 domain-containing protein has product MTGENLLGVPETRLADEPEVAARIQNADGDHDTLGAIAADHPQSSLVWALLADSAYVQGDRIASYSFARVGYHRGLDSLRKSGWKGQGPVPWSHEPNRGVLRSLYALRRAAAAIGEEDEVSRLSAFLRDADPTAAGHIEAATAGALPPTEAIVIRGQD; this is encoded by the coding sequence GTGACTGGAGAGAACCTGCTCGGCGTGCCCGAGACGCGCCTGGCCGACGAGCCCGAGGTCGCCGCCCGCATCCAGAATGCCGACGGCGATCACGACACCCTCGGCGCCATCGCCGCCGACCACCCGCAGTCGTCGCTCGTCTGGGCGCTGCTCGCGGACTCCGCGTACGTGCAGGGCGACCGCATCGCCTCCTACTCCTTCGCGCGCGTCGGCTATCACCGCGGCCTCGACTCGCTGCGGAAGTCCGGCTGGAAGGGCCAAGGCCCCGTGCCGTGGAGCCACGAGCCGAACCGCGGCGTCCTCCGCTCCCTCTACGCGCTGCGCCGCGCGGCCGCCGCCATCGGCGAGGAGGACGAGGTCTCGCGCCTCAGCGCCTTCCTCCGCGACGCGGATCCCACGGCCGCTGGCCACATCGAGGCCGCGACCGCCGGGGCGCTCCCGCCCACGGAGGCCATCGTCATCCGCGGCCAGGACTGA